In Rhodoligotrophos defluvii, a genomic segment contains:
- the lptM gene encoding LPS translocon maturation chaperone LptM — protein sequence MRRTTAIAALVLTALSLAGCGVRGPLDPPPGGREPDPEEPVLLDPLITPAPKPYS from the coding sequence GTGCGGCGGACAACAGCGATCGCAGCCTTGGTGCTGACGGCCCTCTCCCTTGCCGGCTGCGGCGTGCGTGGGCCTCTCGACCCGCCGCCGGGCGGGCGCGAGCCCGACCCAGAAGAGCCGGTGCTGCTCGACCCTTTGATCACGCCTGCTCCCAAACCCTACTCCTGA
- the ftsE gene encoding cell division ATP-binding protein FtsE, giving the protein MIRLENVGLRYGKGREVLRDVSFQLAGGSFHFLTGPSGAGKTSLLRLLFLSLKPTRGAITLFNRDISALSRRQLPDLRRRIGVVFQDFRLLNHLSTFDNVALPLRVRGERVEHYRENVLELLDWVGLGDRADAFPPVLSGGEQQRAAIARAVVGRPELILADEPTGNVDPDLARRLLRLFVELNRFGSTVLIATHDVALMDELRAPKLVLDDGYLEVMP; this is encoded by the coding sequence GTGATCCGTCTCGAGAATGTCGGATTGCGCTACGGCAAGGGCCGGGAGGTGCTGAGGGATGTGAGTTTCCAGCTCGCGGGCGGCTCGTTTCATTTCCTCACCGGCCCGTCAGGTGCCGGCAAGACCTCGCTGCTACGGCTGCTGTTCCTGTCGCTGAAGCCTACCCGTGGCGCCATCACCCTTTTCAACCGGGACATCTCGGCTCTGAGCCGGCGACAGCTGCCGGATCTGCGCCGCCGCATCGGGGTGGTTTTTCAGGATTTCCGGCTGCTCAATCACCTCAGCACGTTCGACAACGTGGCTCTACCACTCCGCGTGCGTGGCGAGCGGGTGGAGCATTACCGGGAGAATGTGCTCGAATTGCTCGATTGGGTTGGGCTGGGCGACCGGGCGGACGCGTTTCCACCGGTGCTCTCGGGCGGAGAGCAGCAGCGGGCCGCCATAGCCCGGGCGGTGGTCGGCCGGCCCGAGCTCATTCTGGCGGACGAGCCCACGGGCAACGTGGACCCCGATCTCGCTCGGCGCCTTTTGCGGCTGTTCGTCGAATTGAACCGCTTCGGATCCACGGTGCTGATCGCGACCCACGATGTCGCGCTCATGGATGAACTGAGAGCGCCCAAGCTCGTGCTCGATGACGGCTATCTCGAAGTGATGCCATGA
- a CDS encoding lysophospholipid acyltransferase family protein: MLALRSLLFNLAFYLNLIAFMVLGAVFYVTPRAWSIAALKVWARSSLLLLRWIVGLDVEVRGRENLTEGPLLVASKHQSLWETFALLPLFKDPAVVLKRELTYIPLFGWFALKFRMIPVDRSAGAPALRRMLETAEREKAAGRQIIVFPEGTRRAPGAPPAYRPGTAALYRKLDLPCVPIALNSGLFWPRRKFLRYPGTVIVEILPQIPPGLDRRQFDLVLQERIETATDRLVAEAGGPRDTNGTKRERQLDSAPA; encoded by the coding sequence ATGCTGGCGCTCCGATCCCTGCTGTTCAACCTGGCCTTTTACCTGAACCTAATCGCCTTCATGGTGCTGGGAGCGGTGTTCTACGTGACGCCGCGCGCGTGGTCGATCGCTGCGCTGAAGGTTTGGGCCCGTTCATCCCTTCTGCTGCTGCGCTGGATCGTCGGCCTCGATGTGGAGGTGCGCGGGAGGGAAAACCTCACGGAGGGACCGCTGCTGGTCGCCTCCAAACACCAGTCGCTGTGGGAAACATTTGCGCTGCTGCCGCTGTTCAAGGATCCAGCTGTGGTGCTCAAGCGCGAGCTGACCTACATTCCGTTATTCGGCTGGTTTGCGCTGAAATTCCGCATGATTCCGGTGGATCGCAGCGCGGGGGCCCCCGCGCTGCGGCGCATGCTCGAGACGGCCGAACGGGAAAAGGCGGCCGGGCGGCAGATCATCGTGTTCCCCGAAGGCACACGGCGGGCGCCGGGCGCACCGCCGGCCTATCGCCCCGGCACGGCCGCGCTCTATCGCAAGCTGGACTTGCCCTGCGTGCCGATCGCCCTCAATTCCGGCCTGTTCTGGCCGCGGCGCAAGTTCCTGCGCTATCCCGGCACGGTCATTGTGGAGATCCTGCCACAGATCCCACCCGGACTAGACCGCCGACAGTTCGATCTCGTTCTGCAGGAGCGCATCGAAACCGCCACGGACCGGCTGGTCGCCGAAGCGGGCGGACCTCGCGATACGAATGGCACAAAAAGAGAACGCCAACTCGACTCTGCGCCGGCCTGA
- the lysA gene encoding diaminopimelate decarboxylase, whose translation MHFFEYRDGILHAEDVDLRRIAAAVGTPFYCYSRATLERHYRVFDEAFAGIEHMICYSPKANSNQAVIKTLADLGAGMDVVSEGELRRARRAGVPGSRIVFSGVGKTAGEMAYALDENIHCFNVESEPELELLSQVASQKGKRAPISLRINPDVDARTHAKISTGKAENKFGISWSGAEAVYDRARQLPALEVIGVDMHIGSQITSLEPFEKATILIGQLVQRLRAAGHRIQHVDLGGGLGIPYKDNEPAPPSPAEYAAMAKRLLAHLDCKLILEPGRLIAGNAGILATSVLFVKHGDAKSFVIVDAAMNDLIRPTLYDAYHEIRRVDARRSAEERMVDVVGPVCESGDFLAQNRRLPEVERGDLLVLMTTGAYGAVQAGTYNTRRLIPEVLVSGGEFAVVRRRPSYDEIIGLDAFAPWQQDTCHTTASSQ comes from the coding sequence ATGCATTTCTTCGAGTATCGTGACGGCATCCTCCATGCCGAAGATGTCGACCTGCGCAGGATCGCTGCTGCGGTGGGCACGCCGTTCTACTGCTATTCTCGCGCCACACTCGAACGGCACTATCGGGTGTTCGACGAGGCCTTCGCCGGCATCGAGCATATGATCTGCTATTCGCCCAAGGCGAATTCCAACCAGGCGGTGATCAAGACCCTGGCCGATCTGGGCGCCGGCATGGACGTGGTTTCCGAGGGCGAGTTGCGCCGTGCCCGGCGCGCGGGCGTGCCGGGCAGCCGCATCGTGTTCTCGGGCGTGGGCAAGACGGCCGGCGAAATGGCCTACGCGCTGGACGAAAACATTCATTGCTTCAATGTGGAATCCGAGCCCGAGCTGGAGCTCTTGAGCCAGGTCGCGTCGCAGAAGGGCAAGCGCGCGCCGATATCGTTGCGCATCAACCCGGACGTGGACGCCAGGACCCATGCCAAGATCTCCACCGGCAAGGCGGAGAACAAGTTCGGGATTTCCTGGAGCGGCGCCGAAGCAGTGTACGACCGGGCGCGGCAGTTGCCGGCGCTGGAGGTGATCGGCGTCGACATGCATATCGGCAGCCAGATCACCTCGCTCGAGCCTTTCGAAAAGGCGACCATCCTCATCGGCCAGCTGGTGCAGCGGCTGCGCGCTGCAGGCCATCGTATCCAGCATGTCGATCTCGGCGGCGGGCTTGGCATTCCCTACAAGGACAACGAGCCTGCGCCGCCCTCGCCAGCAGAATATGCGGCCATGGCCAAGCGCCTGCTCGCCCATCTCGACTGCAAGCTGATTCTCGAGCCTGGCCGGCTGATTGCGGGTAATGCGGGCATCCTCGCCACCTCCGTGCTGTTCGTGAAGCACGGAGACGCCAAATCGTTCGTCATTGTGGACGCGGCGATGAATGATCTCATTCGGCCAACCTTGTACGACGCCTATCATGAGATCCGGCGGGTCGACGCGCGCCGGAGCGCCGAGGAACGCATGGTGGATGTGGTGGGGCCGGTTTGCGAGAGCGGCGATTTCCTCGCGCAGAACCGGCGCTTACCCGAGGTGGAGCGCGGCGACCTGCTGGTGCTGATGACAACCGGCGCCTATGGGGCCGTGCAGGCGGGCACCTATAATACGCGCAGGTTGATTCCGGAGGTGCTGGTCAGCGGCGGCGAGTTCGCCGTCGTGCGTCGGCGGCCGAGCTATGACGAGATCATCGGCCTTGATGCCTTCGCGCCATGGCAGCAGGATACTTGCCACACGACCGCCTCATCGCAATGA
- the argH gene encoding argininosuccinate lyase: MTNRMWGGRFAETPSEIMQEVNSSIDFDKRLFAQDIAGSKAHCQMLAATGIISPGDAAEIMRGLDQVQSEIESGTFTFSRSLEDIHMNVEARLAEIIGPAAGRLHTARSRNDQVATDLRLYVRDIIDHLDVQLAALQKALAAKAKAYAEAIMPGFTHLQTAQPVTFGHHCLAYVEMFGRDRERFVDARKRVNQNPLGAAALAGTSFPIDREMTSRMLGFEGPMHNSLDAVSARDFVIETLSAASIAAMHLSRLAEELVLWTSAQFRFVSLSDRFTTGSSIMPQKRNPDAAELVRGKAGRVIGALVSLLVMMKGLPLAYGKDMQEDKEPLFDALDTLSLSIAAMTGMIDDLEPNLPELRAAADSGFSTATDLADWLVRVLGLPFRQAHHVTGGLVAKAEGRGVDLADLSLAEMQEVEPRMTEDVFSVLTVEASVRSRKSLGGTAPENVLAEAERWLAKLG; the protein is encoded by the coding sequence GTGACGAACCGGATGTGGGGCGGTCGCTTCGCCGAGACGCCAAGCGAAATCATGCAGGAGGTCAACAGCTCCATCGACTTCGACAAGCGGCTCTTCGCCCAGGATATCGCAGGCTCGAAGGCCCATTGCCAAATGCTCGCCGCAACCGGGATCATCAGCCCCGGCGACGCGGCGGAGATTATGCGCGGCCTCGATCAGGTGCAATCGGAGATCGAAAGCGGAACCTTCACATTCTCGCGCAGCCTGGAGGACATCCACATGAATGTGGAGGCAAGGCTTGCGGAGATCATCGGGCCGGCGGCCGGGCGGCTGCACACCGCACGCTCCCGCAACGACCAGGTGGCGACCGATCTCAGATTGTATGTGCGCGACATAATCGATCACCTGGACGTGCAGCTTGCCGCCCTGCAAAAGGCGCTCGCCGCCAAGGCGAAGGCCTATGCGGAGGCCATCATGCCAGGCTTCACCCATCTGCAGACGGCCCAGCCGGTCACGTTCGGGCACCATTGCCTGGCCTATGTGGAGATGTTTGGGCGTGATCGTGAGCGCTTCGTGGATGCACGCAAGCGTGTGAACCAGAACCCGCTGGGGGCCGCGGCGCTTGCCGGAACCTCTTTCCCCATCGATCGCGAGATGACCTCGAGGATGCTGGGCTTCGAGGGCCCCATGCACAACTCGCTGGACGCGGTTTCGGCGCGGGATTTCGTCATCGAGACGTTGAGCGCCGCGTCCATAGCCGCCATGCACCTGTCGCGCCTGGCGGAGGAGCTGGTCTTATGGACCTCGGCGCAGTTCCGCTTCGTCAGCCTTTCCGACCGCTTCACCACCGGCTCGTCCATCATGCCACAGAAGCGCAACCCGGACGCGGCCGAGCTGGTGCGCGGCAAGGCCGGCCGCGTGATCGGCGCGCTGGTCTCGTTGCTGGTGATGATGAAGGGCTTGCCGCTCGCTTACGGCAAGGACATGCAGGAGGATAAGGAGCCGCTGTTCGACGCGCTCGACACCCTGTCCCTCTCCATAGCGGCCATGACGGGCATGATTGATGACCTCGAGCCGAACCTTCCTGAACTGCGCGCGGCAGCGGATTCAGGCTTTTCGACGGCAACGGACCTCGCTGACTGGCTGGTGCGGGTGCTGGGGCTGCCCTTCCGGCAGGCGCACCATGTGACGGGTGGCCTGGTGGCGAAAGCGGAGGGACGGGGGGTCGATCTCGCCGATCTGTCACTGGCGGAGATGCAGGAGGTGGAGCCGCGCATGACGGAAGACGTGTTCTCGGTGCTCACCGTCGAGGCCTCGGTGCGCTCGCGCAAGAGCCTGGGCGGCACGGCGCCTGAAAATGTACTCGCCGAAGCCGAGCGTTGGCTGGCCAAGCTCGGGTGA
- the hpt gene encoding hypoxanthine phosphoribosyltransferase, whose translation MSNINTAEIEILFSESTIAERIEELAREIAALALPRLLVVPILKGSFIFAADLIRAMHRAGLQPEIDFLMLASYHAGTESSGRIDVLRDIATDVRGRGVLLIDDILESGRTLAYAKGLMIERGAVDVRTAVLLEKPNRRAVAMDADLVGFSCPDLFVVGYGMDMAHSYRELPFIGVIRQHARP comes from the coding sequence ATGAGCAACATCAACACCGCCGAGATCGAGATCCTGTTCAGCGAAAGCACCATCGCCGAACGGATCGAGGAGCTGGCCAGGGAAATCGCAGCGCTCGCCCTGCCAAGGCTCTTGGTCGTGCCGATCCTCAAGGGTAGCTTCATTTTCGCGGCGGACTTGATCCGGGCGATGCACCGCGCAGGGTTGCAACCGGAAATCGATTTCCTGATGCTCGCCAGCTATCATGCAGGTACGGAATCTTCCGGGCGCATAGACGTTCTGCGCGATATCGCAACCGACGTGCGGGGCAGAGGCGTCCTGCTCATCGACGATATTCTGGAATCAGGCCGGACGCTTGCCTATGCCAAAGGCTTGATGATCGAGCGCGGCGCCGTCGACGTCAGAACGGCGGTTCTCCTGGAGAAGCCGAACCGTCGTGCCGTGGCCATGGATGCGGACCTGGTCGGCTTCTCCTGTCCGGACCTGTTCGTGGTGGGCTACGGCATGGACATGGCCCACAGTTACCGGGAGTTGCCGTTCATCGGGGTGATTCGCCAGCATGCTCGGCCTTGA
- a CDS encoding cell division protein FtsX translates to MTAIRKEPTLAAPPKAAVAPRSESQPRYAAPIMPEGTVAGRSLLLVVVLMSYLACLALAGVLIISQAVSTWSADIARELTLQIRPVEGSNVDTEVEKAYVILQSTRGVTSLRIIDKAKAAELLEPWLGSMPVIEDLPIPRMIAIQTDPNNPPDLAALRSALAAEIPGAELDTHQQWQAQLSRTADTLRWIGYGVLAIITVATAAVTVFATRAAIAANRNIVEVLHLVGARDRFIAGQVQWHFVKLAFRAGIIGTVAGAISVALLALVGPGNVPGGLTAASRALIFAPTTFALQNYALFLLIPIVAVVVSLVTSRVTVMRILSEVL, encoded by the coding sequence ATGACGGCGATCCGCAAAGAGCCCACGCTCGCAGCTCCGCCGAAGGCTGCCGTCGCGCCACGCAGCGAGAGTCAGCCGCGCTATGCGGCACCGATCATGCCCGAGGGCACGGTGGCCGGGAGATCCTTGCTGCTGGTGGTCGTCCTCATGTCCTATCTGGCCTGCCTTGCTTTGGCCGGCGTTCTGATCATCAGCCAGGCAGTGTCCACCTGGAGCGCCGACATCGCCAGGGAGCTGACCCTGCAGATCAGGCCGGTGGAGGGCTCAAATGTGGATACCGAGGTGGAAAAGGCCTATGTCATCCTGCAATCGACGCGAGGCGTCACGTCCTTGCGGATCATCGACAAGGCCAAGGCCGCCGAGCTGCTCGAGCCGTGGCTCGGTTCGATGCCGGTGATCGAGGACCTGCCGATCCCCCGCATGATCGCCATCCAGACGGACCCCAACAATCCGCCCGACCTGGCCGCGCTACGGTCGGCCCTTGCCGCGGAAATTCCGGGTGCGGAGCTCGATACGCACCAGCAATGGCAGGCGCAGCTCAGCCGGACGGCCGACACCCTGCGGTGGATCGGCTACGGGGTGCTGGCGATCATCACCGTCGCGACGGCCGCGGTCACGGTGTTCGCCACCCGGGCGGCCATCGCCGCGAATCGCAACATCGTGGAGGTGCTGCACCTGGTGGGCGCGCGCGACCGGTTCATCGCCGGGCAGGTGCAATGGCACTTCGTCAAACTGGCCTTTCGCGCCGGCATCATCGGCACGGTGGCCGGGGCGATCAGCGTGGCTTTGCTGGCGCTTGTCGGGCCCGGCAATGTTCCCGGCGGGCTTACGGCTGCCAGCCGCGCGCTGATCTTCGCGCCCACCACTTTTGCTCTGCAGAACTATGCACTGTTTCTTCTCATCCCAATTGTTGCGGTCGTGGTCAGCCTGGTAACGTCGCGGGTGACGGTCATGCGCATCTTGAGCGAGGTTCTTTAG
- a CDS encoding DUF2794 domain-containing protein, translated as MSDTEPIVQFGARASATALQAAGGKASVSGIGTTAFDRQELAAILSLYGRRVAEGAWRDYAIDHGGDKAVFSIFRRTSEVPLYRIEKQPKLRHKQGLYAIVAQTGAILRRGHDIKQVLKAIDRQPKLVSA; from the coding sequence ATGAGCGATACTGAACCCATAGTTCAGTTCGGAGCGCGGGCCAGTGCGACCGCGCTCCAGGCGGCAGGAGGCAAGGCCTCCGTCAGCGGCATTGGCACAACAGCATTCGATCGGCAGGAGCTGGCGGCGATTCTTTCGCTTTATGGGCGCAGGGTTGCCGAGGGGGCGTGGCGGGACTACGCCATCGACCACGGCGGCGACAAGGCGGTGTTCTCGATCTTCCGGCGCACGAGCGAGGTGCCGCTCTATCGGATCGAGAAGCAGCCGAAGCTGCGCCATAAGCAGGGTCTCTATGCGATCGTCGCGCAGACCGGCGCCATCCTCAGGCGCGGGCATGACATCAAACAGGTCCTGAAGGCGATAGACCGGCAGCCGAAGTTGGTGTCTGCCTGA
- a CDS encoding YdcF family protein, with protein sequence MEGSSRSEAHHPMPARSSGGKRWTFALISLALLVAAALVSGLGVFVAKVAQGRPQTDPRADGIVVLTGGAARISEALKLLHNGRAKRLLITGVNVATSREALRSQLDADKALFSCCVDLGREAVNTEGNAAEAAEWVREQNFASVILVTSNYHMPRSLIEFRRYLPDVTVIPYPVTTGSPATGSARDMLTDHTALRLVAIEYAKYLIALARMIAWDSWRSSAAPARS encoded by the coding sequence ATGGAGGGCAGCTCCCGCAGCGAGGCGCACCACCCGATGCCCGCCCGTTCGTCCGGCGGGAAGCGCTGGACGTTTGCCCTGATCAGCCTGGCTTTGCTCGTCGCGGCCGCGCTGGTGTCGGGCTTGGGGGTTTTCGTGGCAAAGGTCGCACAAGGTCGGCCGCAGACCGATCCGCGCGCCGACGGGATCGTGGTGCTCACTGGCGGAGCGGCACGCATTTCCGAGGCGCTGAAGCTTCTCCACAATGGCCGCGCCAAGCGCCTTCTGATCACCGGGGTGAACGTCGCGACCAGCCGCGAGGCACTGCGGTCGCAGCTCGATGCGGACAAGGCGCTGTTCAGCTGCTGCGTCGACCTGGGCCGTGAGGCCGTGAATACCGAAGGCAATGCGGCCGAGGCGGCGGAGTGGGTGCGCGAGCAGAACTTCGCCAGCGTCATTCTGGTGACCAGCAACTATCACATGCCGCGCAGCCTCATCGAATTCCGCCGCTATCTGCCCGACGTTACGGTGATCCCCTATCCCGTCACTACGGGCTCACCGGCCACCGGCTCCGCGCGGGACATGCTGACCGACCATACGGCCCTGCGGCTCGTCGCCATCGAATATGCGAAATATCTGATCGCGCTTGCGCGGATGATCGCTTGGGACAGCTGGCGCAGCAGCGCGGCGCCGGCCCGGTCCTGA
- a CDS encoding TIGR02302 family protein yields MSDRPDRYLAGKTAQAKVVLFLEAAWSAAFPALVVAGLFVLASLVGLFGFLPRLLHIAALIVFAAAFVWALRPLLGLRWPDDESALRHLERRAGLPHRPATSYSDSLSAPISSPEQEALWHAHKRRLVERIQALRAGWPRSHLYQQDPLALRSALALALIAAVILTGENWRGQLRQAANIGAAAPEAVVGLDAWITPPRYTGRPPVFLAGGGTAGKADGPSEITVPANSELVVRFNNAEQPLVRIEPAAHTTPAGQQQAAPQRLAMPAVAPNVNELRTKLAESATVVVEDADGVRGRWPIRIIVDAAPQVELVGEPGAMPSGALAFDYTASDDYGLTSLKVRFQLSDNQNGEEGLATPGLFLFDQPDFDVVLQGSRPRRVKGREQRDLTAHPWAGATVEMWLEAKDEAGQIARSRQVSFTLPERPFRHPLAQALAEQRRNLLHDPNRQPLVARTLDALTIYPEGLIDRSGVYLGIRTAFRRLLHAQDREQMKEVTDLLWEIALSVEDGDLSFAERELQALQRELQKALAENAPQERIEELMRQLREALNRYMQALIEQAQRNMANGQVQPVDPNMRMIQPQDLSRMMDMIEKLARSGARDAAQQLLAELNSILQGLRPNFAQPPGNSPMGQALNQLGEIMGRQQRLMDQTHRMPGDGQPGEQGQQGQQGQQGQPGQGGELSQQQGALGQTLQQLLDQMGQMGMQSPGALGKAQEAMRRAAEALRNSQRGEALAQQGEALDQMRQGAESLAQQMQQGPAQAGNQQGPYGRGRPGEEIDPLGRPGPTEGEQFGERRNIVPDEMSVMRAQEVLRILRQRMNEPARPQLELDYLERLLRGIY; encoded by the coding sequence ATGAGCGATCGCCCGGATAGATATCTGGCCGGCAAGACAGCACAGGCCAAAGTGGTGCTGTTCCTCGAAGCGGCATGGAGCGCGGCTTTTCCCGCGCTGGTCGTGGCCGGCCTGTTCGTTCTGGCAAGCCTCGTCGGGCTGTTCGGCTTCCTTCCCCGCCTGCTTCATATTGCCGCGCTGATCGTATTTGCCGCCGCCTTCGTGTGGGCGCTGCGTCCGCTCTTGGGCCTACGCTGGCCGGACGACGAGAGCGCCTTGCGGCATCTGGAGCGGCGTGCCGGCCTGCCGCACCGCCCGGCGACCTCGTATAGCGACAGCCTTTCGGCACCCATCAGCAGCCCGGAGCAGGAAGCGCTCTGGCACGCCCACAAACGCAGGCTGGTCGAGCGTATTCAGGCGCTGCGGGCGGGCTGGCCTCGCTCGCACCTCTATCAGCAGGATCCGCTGGCTCTGCGCAGCGCGCTCGCGCTCGCGCTGATCGCGGCGGTGATTCTCACCGGCGAAAACTGGCGGGGACAATTGCGTCAGGCGGCCAATATCGGCGCGGCCGCGCCCGAGGCGGTGGTGGGGCTCGATGCCTGGATCACGCCGCCGCGCTATACCGGCCGGCCACCGGTGTTTCTGGCCGGCGGCGGAACAGCGGGGAAAGCCGACGGGCCGTCGGAAATTACCGTGCCGGCGAACAGCGAGCTGGTGGTGCGCTTCAACAACGCGGAGCAGCCGCTGGTGAGGATCGAGCCGGCAGCGCACACGACGCCGGCCGGCCAACAACAGGCAGCCCCGCAGCGGCTCGCCATGCCGGCCGTCGCGCCCAATGTGAACGAACTGCGGACCAAGCTCGCCGAGAGCGCAACGGTTGTCGTCGAGGATGCGGATGGCGTACGTGGGCGCTGGCCCATCAGGATCATTGTCGATGCCGCGCCGCAGGTGGAACTCGTGGGCGAGCCCGGCGCCATGCCGTCCGGCGCCTTGGCCTTCGACTATACGGCTTCGGATGACTACGGCCTGACCTCGCTCAAGGTCCGCTTCCAACTGTCGGACAACCAGAACGGGGAGGAAGGCCTTGCCACGCCGGGCCTGTTCCTGTTCGATCAGCCGGATTTCGACGTTGTCCTTCAGGGCTCCAGGCCGCGCCGGGTAAAAGGGCGCGAGCAGCGCGACCTGACCGCGCATCCCTGGGCGGGCGCCACAGTCGAGATGTGGCTCGAGGCCAAGGACGAGGCCGGGCAGATTGCCCGTAGCCGACAGGTGAGCTTCACCCTGCCGGAGCGGCCGTTCCGCCATCCGCTCGCGCAGGCGCTGGCCGAGCAGCGGCGCAACCTGCTGCACGATCCCAATCGCCAGCCACTCGTTGCGCGTACCCTGGACGCGCTCACGATCTATCCGGAAGGCCTGATCGACCGCAGCGGTGTCTATCTCGGCATCCGTACCGCCTTTCGCAGGCTGCTGCACGCGCAAGACCGCGAGCAGATGAAGGAGGTAACCGACCTCCTGTGGGAGATCGCCCTTTCGGTTGAGGACGGCGACCTCTCCTTCGCAGAGCGCGAGCTGCAGGCCTTGCAACGGGAGCTGCAGAAGGCTCTGGCCGAGAACGCGCCACAGGAGCGGATCGAAGAGCTGATGCGCCAGCTGCGTGAGGCGCTGAACCGCTACATGCAGGCGCTGATCGAGCAGGCGCAGCGGAACATGGCCAACGGCCAGGTGCAGCCGGTCGACCCCAACATGCGGATGATCCAGCCGCAGGATCTCTCGCGCATGATGGACATGATCGAGAAACTGGCCCGGTCGGGGGCACGGGATGCCGCCCAGCAGCTTCTGGCAGAGCTCAATTCCATTCTGCAGGGCTTGCGGCCCAACTTCGCGCAGCCGCCGGGCAATTCACCCATGGGGCAGGCGCTGAACCAACTGGGCGAGATCATGGGCCGCCAGCAGCGCCTGATGGACCAGACCCATCGCATGCCGGGCGACGGCCAGCCGGGCGAGCAGGGTCAGCAAGGGCAGCAGGGGCAACAAGGGCAGCCGGGCCAAGGCGGCGAGCTCAGCCAGCAGCAGGGCGCACTTGGCCAGACGCTTCAGCAGCTGCTCGATCAAATGGGGCAGATGGGCATGCAATCGCCCGGTGCGCTCGGCAAGGCGCAGGAGGCGATGCGACGTGCGGCCGAAGCCTTACGCAACAGCCAGCGCGGCGAGGCGCTCGCCCAGCAGGGCGAGGCGCTCGACCAGATGCGGCAAGGGGCCGAATCACTGGCGCAGCAGATGCAGCAAGGGCCGGCGCAGGCGGGCAATCAGCAGGGCCCGTATGGCCGAGGGCGCCCGGGCGAAGAAATCGACCCGCTGGGGAGGCCGGGACCAACGGAAGGCGAGCAATTCGGCGAGCGCCGCAATATCGTGCCCGATGAAATGTCGGTGATGCGCGCCCAGGAAGTCCTGCGCATCCTGCGGCAGCGGATGAACGAACCGGCACGACCGCAGCTGGAGCTCGATTATCTCGAACGGCTGCTGCGGGGCATCTATTAG
- a CDS encoding TlpA family protein disulfide reductase: protein MNDSAPRPKRRWLTVVACLALLAAVGAALYFIPGALRNAPDGDGTAAGNAISLPSAAATGQMAAFVLHKKPQDVPAFAFQDGEGREYTLADWRGKTVLVNLWATWCAPCREEMPALANLRKTFAGRDFDVVAISLDQKGVPAAKAFLDEIKVSDLVPYADPTTEALRSLNSAGLPTTVLIDAQGKEIGRLLGSAVWDSPEAVRLIEATLAQGAPPGGKPQS, encoded by the coding sequence ATGAACGACAGTGCACCTCGCCCAAAGCGCCGCTGGTTGACGGTGGTCGCTTGCCTGGCTCTGCTCGCAGCCGTTGGTGCAGCCCTTTACTTCATCCCAGGCGCGTTGCGCAACGCGCCAGATGGCGACGGCACCGCCGCCGGGAACGCGATCTCACTTCCCTCGGCGGCGGCCACGGGACAAATGGCCGCCTTCGTTCTGCACAAGAAGCCGCAGGACGTGCCGGCATTCGCCTTCCAGGATGGCGAGGGACGCGAATACACCCTGGCGGACTGGCGGGGAAAGACGGTTCTCGTAAATCTTTGGGCCACCTGGTGCGCTCCTTGCCGCGAGGAGATGCCGGCGCTTGCCAATCTGCGCAAGACCTTCGCCGGCCGCGACTTCGATGTGGTGGCGATCAGCCTGGATCAGAAGGGCGTGCCGGCGGCCAAGGCATTTCTCGATGAAATCAAGGTCAGCGACCTCGTGCCCTATGCGGACCCCACCACCGAGGCCCTGCGGTCGCTCAACAGCGCTGGCTTGCCGACCACCGTGCTCATCGATGCCCAGGGCAAGGAAATTGGGCGTCTGCTCGGGTCAGCCGTGTGGGATTCGCCCGAGGCGGTCCGCCTGATCGAGGCAACCCTGGCGCAAGGGGCTCCGCCCGGCGGCAAGCCGCAGTCCTGA